Proteins encoded in a region of the Candidatus Bathyarchaeota archaeon genome:
- a CDS encoding glycosyltransferase family 2 protein, whose translation MTYSAPLVSVIIVNFNGEGFLVPCLDSVLNNRYPNFEVVFVDNASTDSSLQIVQKRFGADPRLKIIKNKANYGFSGGNNVGFKHCCGQYVAFLNSDTVVDEEWLTALVDALQRDSTIGLAQSTVLMMDSDAIQTAGWVYSDYLVRKHALGKGRSGQKSFQSTFEVSVASGASMITKRSLITEVGLFDARVPFFYDDTLLSFKVWLANKRVVTVSKSKIHHILGASSKNEQKKTLSLFKANTCLLFDVYYRLDELAFAIFINSFRMLIDSTFCLKKKNLYVVHANMEGMLWALRNFRFLWSNRLRHWSKTKISPQTLKEKFIRVSLPVASYLFPSKLNDIRFEFAVHKYEAAVEKPAVISKIDICVLEQESKYIGSGLIAAVKS comes from the coding sequence TTGACTTACTCTGCGCCATTGGTTTCTGTAATCATTGTTAATTTTAACGGCGAAGGCTTTCTGGTTCCCTGCCTTGACTCCGTGCTTAATAACCGCTACCCCAACTTCGAAGTTGTTTTCGTAGATAACGCCTCCACGGACTCAAGCCTGCAAATAGTGCAGAAGCGCTTCGGCGCTGACCCCCGGCTTAAAATCATCAAAAACAAAGCTAACTACGGCTTTAGCGGCGGCAACAACGTCGGCTTTAAACACTGCTGCGGCCAATACGTCGCTTTCTTAAACAGCGACACCGTAGTCGATGAAGAGTGGCTTACCGCGTTGGTTGACGCCCTGCAGCGTGACTCCACGATTGGGTTAGCTCAGAGTACGGTTCTGATGATGGACAGCGACGCCATCCAAACGGCTGGCTGGGTATACAGCGATTACCTGGTACGCAAGCATGCGCTGGGGAAGGGTCGGTCTGGCCAAAAAAGTTTTCAGTCCACCTTCGAGGTTTCAGTTGCCTCAGGCGCAAGCATGATCACTAAGAGATCCCTGATTACGGAGGTCGGCTTGTTTGACGCAAGGGTTCCCTTCTTCTATGATGACACGTTGCTTTCCTTTAAGGTTTGGCTTGCAAACAAACGCGTGGTGACGGTGAGTAAATCAAAAATTCACCATATCCTGGGTGCAAGCAGTAAGAATGAACAGAAAAAAACGTTGAGCCTCTTTAAGGCTAACACGTGCCTTCTCTTCGACGTTTACTATCGTCTAGACGAGTTGGCGTTCGCTATTTTTATCAACTCCTTCCGTATGCTAATCGATTCTACGTTTTGCCTGAAGAAAAAAAATCTCTATGTAGTACACGCTAACATGGAGGGTATGCTTTGGGCTCTGCGTAACTTCCGGTTTCTTTGGAGCAACAGGCTTAGGCATTGGAGCAAAACAAAGATTTCCCCTCAAACTCTCAAGGAAAAGTTTATTCGAGTTTCCCTGCCGGTTGCCTCTTATCTTTTTCCATCAAAACTTAACGATATCCGCTTTGAGTTTGCAGTCCACAAATATGAGGCTGCGGTGGAAAAACCGGCGGTTATATCGAAAATTGACATATGTGTTCTAGAACAGGAAAGTAAATATATCGGTTCTGGACTAATAGCTGCAGTTAAGAGCTAA
- a CDS encoding FdtA/QdtA family cupin domain-containing protein, protein MLVETPILDECRIINFPKITDYRGNLSIIEGNNQIPFDIKRVYYLYDVPSGAVRGGHAHRELQQVIISLSGSFDVLLDDGCSRRRVFLNRPHYGLYIPPGVWREIDNFSANSVTLSLVSQAYNESDYIRDYDQFKRWAANAYK, encoded by the coding sequence ATGTTAGTTGAAACCCCAATTTTAGATGAATGCCGAATAATCAACTTCCCCAAAATCACAGATTACAGGGGAAACCTCTCAATCATCGAAGGCAACAATCAAATTCCCTTCGACATAAAACGCGTCTATTACCTCTACGATGTCCCCAGCGGCGCCGTCCGCGGCGGACATGCCCACAGAGAACTGCAGCAAGTTATCATCTCCTTGAGCGGCAGCTTCGACGTGCTCCTCGACGATGGATGCAGCCGCCGCAGAGTCTTCCTCAACCGACCCCACTATGGCCTCTACATTCCCCCGGGGGTATGGCGGGAAATCGATAATTTCTCCGCGAACTCCGTGACGCTCTCTTTGGTCAGCCAAGCCTACAATGAATCAGATTATATTCGCGATTATGATCAATTCAAGCGGTGGGCAGCCAACGCATACAAGTAA
- a CDS encoding acetyltransferase, translated as MINSSGGQPTHTSKQKLVIIGDGETAELAYDYFSGDSNFEVVAFSIEEAFMHQKTLLGLPVVAFEKIEQKFNPNIHHAFVAVSFTQLNRLRSRLCKQAKAKGYRLASYISPKASVAGNVEIGENCFIQEHVSIQRGAKIGANVTIWVGSCIGHRSVIGENCFLASHVAVSGFCRVGENCFLGVNCCLAGNVKIGDDCVLGAGAVVTKNLEGGKVYVGNPAKPLGGSSVEAFICGEKTL; from the coding sequence ATGATCAATTCAAGCGGTGGGCAGCCAACGCATACAAGTAAGCAGAAACTGGTAATCATAGGCGACGGCGAAACCGCTGAACTTGCATATGACTACTTCAGCGGCGACTCCAACTTTGAAGTTGTAGCTTTCAGCATCGAAGAAGCCTTCATGCACCAAAAAACCCTCCTGGGCCTGCCCGTGGTTGCCTTCGAAAAAATCGAACAGAAATTCAACCCAAACATCCACCACGCCTTTGTTGCGGTATCCTTCACCCAGCTGAATCGCCTCAGAAGCCGCCTCTGCAAGCAAGCCAAAGCAAAAGGCTACCGACTTGCCAGCTACATAAGCCCCAAAGCATCCGTCGCCGGCAATGTCGAAATCGGCGAAAACTGCTTTATACAAGAACACGTCAGCATCCAGCGGGGCGCAAAAATCGGCGCCAACGTCACCATCTGGGTGGGCAGCTGCATTGGGCACCGATCAGTCATCGGCGAAAACTGCTTTTTAGCTTCACATGTCGCTGTCTCAGGCTTCTGCAGGGTAGGCGAAAACTGCTTTTTAGGCGTTAACTGCTGCCTTGCGGGCAACGTGAAAATCGGGGATGACTGCGTCCTTGGCGCGGGCGCGGTGGTCACCAAGAATTTGGAGGGCGGCAAGGTTTATGTGGGAAACCCCGCTAAGCCACTTGGGGGCAGCAGCGTTGAAGCATTTATTTGCGGAGAAAAAACACTATGA
- a CDS encoding glycosyltransferase, whose amino-acid sequence MIEKSGRLPIAENRRIFQHTLEHASCAYKKGDLDSAMVWAKIAAHFASIRHPGVYFSPDLERLLLEIAERIRNEPPDVSGAFFLKNKPSYSGKMRFLHVLTEGYSSGGHSKYVARWIRNTFDGCVHSLVTTAQVNPLPGELEEAVAQSGGYYCSLGELTPWLPEQALLLRLFAQNWADVSVLFTHPYDPVPMVAFGVDGGPPVVLVNHADHVFWLGASVADMLVDYHLSGSELATRRRGTQRSKLLPIPLSMDTPSEAAPPQDPQLRCKDTLLLTVGRKEKYYPFGSLSFLSVMVNFLKKHPRVRLVAAGPELQGDWSRAAAEVEGRIEALGAVDHKMLERYFAYADVYVPSFPCGSGTSMLEAALHGLPIVGLYDKELPHVNMQDDVAFQGTGVYVSSIADFEAALESTINNAESRSKQAMVVKGKILSEHCPPGWNRYLEEVLQSLPNQHTARVPPSLVEDIDYTDLYLEQSGAQLMAYELPEHTLCRLVRAYASHLSRVSVLGVHAENFMTALPKVDSLKRSKQFLMDSKDFVISAFS is encoded by the coding sequence ATGATTGAAAAGAGTGGAAGATTACCAATCGCAGAGAACCGACGCATATTCCAGCACACCCTAGAACATGCATCTTGTGCGTATAAGAAGGGCGATTTGGATTCCGCGATGGTTTGGGCTAAAATCGCCGCGCACTTCGCATCCATTCGGCATCCCGGAGTTTACTTTAGCCCCGACTTGGAGAGGCTGCTTCTGGAAATCGCGGAACGCATACGCAATGAGCCCCCTGATGTAAGCGGCGCTTTTTTTTTGAAGAATAAACCAAGTTACTCTGGCAAGATGCGTTTTCTTCATGTCTTAACCGAGGGCTACAGCAGCGGTGGGCACTCCAAGTATGTGGCAAGGTGGATTAGAAACACCTTTGACGGCTGCGTGCATAGCTTGGTTACCACCGCCCAAGTTAATCCGCTTCCCGGCGAGCTCGAGGAGGCTGTTGCCCAGTCAGGCGGATACTACTGTTCACTTGGTGAGTTAACGCCGTGGTTACCGGAGCAGGCATTGCTTTTGCGGTTGTTTGCACAGAATTGGGCTGACGTAAGCGTGCTTTTCACTCATCCCTATGACCCCGTTCCCATGGTTGCTTTTGGAGTCGACGGGGGTCCCCCAGTGGTCCTGGTTAATCATGCTGACCACGTTTTTTGGCTGGGTGCCTCCGTGGCGGATATGTTAGTTGACTATCACTTGTCAGGCTCGGAATTGGCCACTCGACGACGTGGAACCCAGCGGTCAAAGCTGCTTCCAATCCCCCTCAGCATGGACACGCCAAGCGAAGCAGCGCCCCCCCAGGACCCTCAGCTAAGATGCAAAGACACCCTTCTGTTAACTGTTGGCCGCAAAGAGAAGTATTATCCATTCGGCAGCCTCAGTTTTCTCTCCGTTATGGTTAATTTCCTTAAAAAGCATCCCCGGGTAAGATTGGTTGCCGCGGGTCCAGAGCTGCAGGGCGATTGGAGCAGGGCAGCCGCTGAAGTTGAGGGCCGAATAGAAGCTTTGGGCGCCGTGGACCATAAGATGCTGGAGCGCTACTTTGCCTACGCCGATGTGTACGTGCCGAGTTTTCCCTGCGGAAGCGGCACATCTATGCTTGAGGCGGCGCTGCATGGTTTGCCCATCGTTGGGTTGTACGATAAGGAGTTGCCCCACGTCAACATGCAGGATGATGTTGCGTTTCAAGGCACCGGCGTTTATGTCTCGTCAATTGCAGATTTTGAGGCTGCATTGGAGTCAACTATAAACAACGCTGAATCAAGAAGCAAACAGGCCATGGTAGTCAAGGGAAAAATCTTGTCTGAGCATTGTCCGCCGGGCTGGAACCGTTACCTCGAGGAGGTACTGCAATCATTGCCTAACCAGCATACCGCACGGGTGCCCCCGTCTTTGGTGGAAGATATTGACTATACTGACCTCTACTTGGAACAGTCGGGTGCACAGTTGATGGCCTATGAGTTGCCCGAGCATACGTTGTGCCGATTGGTGCGCGCATACGCGAGTCACCTTTCAAGAGTTAGTGTCTTAGGTGTACACGCCGAAAACTTTATGACTGCTCTACCGAAAGTAGATAGTCTTAAAAGGAGCAAGCAGTTCTTGATGGACTCGAAAGACTTTGTCATATCTGCCTTCAGTTGA
- a CDS encoding glycosyltransferase, with the protein MVLVSAMMGSYNYGRYLDEAIQSVLNQTFKDLELIIIDDGSTDGSQKIIEKYQSADPRVKAVFHSKNMGIPRTINDAFTLARGKYVAFIGSDDVWAPAKLERQLAVMEKHPDAIVWSQAQIIDADGALTGQLVTDLLRTPKQKSGNLFQELLREDVVFGQSLLVKAETAKKFPFDETLRFVNDHLFFVQLAKQHPFIFIDEPLVKYRIHGQNATSKFHRLWFKERIMLRECLLSKYSSQISRRSKADIYYKIGHAYSGLHEKSSARRFYLKALAANPLRSEGALYLILALTNGEGAVGSRLESSYRDLASHFSQ; encoded by the coding sequence GTGGTTTTAGTCAGCGCAATGATGGGTTCCTACAACTATGGGCGATATCTAGACGAAGCCATACAGAGCGTGCTAAACCAGACCTTCAAAGACCTTGAACTCATAATCATCGACGACGGCTCAACAGACGGCTCCCAGAAAATCATAGAGAAATACCAATCCGCTGATCCAAGGGTTAAAGCGGTTTTTCACAGCAAAAACATGGGGATACCCCGAACCATAAACGACGCCTTTACGCTGGCAAGGGGCAAATACGTGGCTTTCATAGGCTCCGATGACGTCTGGGCCCCCGCGAAGCTAGAGCGGCAGCTTGCCGTTATGGAGAAGCATCCGGACGCCATCGTGTGGTCGCAAGCCCAAATCATCGATGCCGACGGCGCCCTCACGGGGCAACTGGTCACTGACCTTCTAAGGACGCCTAAACAAAAAAGCGGCAACCTGTTTCAAGAGCTCCTACGGGAAGACGTGGTTTTCGGGCAGAGCCTACTGGTTAAAGCTGAGACAGCCAAAAAATTTCCCTTCGACGAAACGTTAAGGTTCGTTAACGATCATTTGTTCTTTGTGCAGTTAGCCAAGCAGCATCCCTTTATCTTCATCGATGAGCCGCTGGTGAAGTATCGGATTCATGGACAGAACGCCACCTCCAAATTCCATCGGCTCTGGTTTAAGGAGCGGATTATGCTGCGCGAATGCCTGCTTAGCAAGTACTCCTCGCAGATAAGTCGCCGTTCAAAGGCAGATATCTACTACAAGATTGGGCACGCCTACAGTGGACTTCACGAGAAATCGTCGGCGCGTCGATTTTACCTAAAAGCCCTCGCCGCCAACCCCCTCCGCTCCGAAGGAGCGCTGTATTTGATTCTTGCCTTAACCAACGGTGAGGGCGCCGTGGGAAGCCGCCTTGAATCTTCATATAGGGATTTGGCTTCGCATTTCTCACAATAA
- a CDS encoding GNAT family N-acetyltransferase: protein MTNLDLANNQAPPLKVLPYEPKCRAAWDDFVAASKNGVFLFNRGYMDYHSYRFTDHSLMFYQEDELVALLPANLDGEVLRSHGGLTFGGVLSVKSMKTPLMLKVFLCLLSHCREADITGVIYKPVPYIYHSVPADEDLYALFSVNAVLSARNVSSAIYLPALKGFDDNRQDNIRKAKRAEIEVRETSDYDAFMKIESESLIARHGVLPVHSADEMKLLARRFPDCIKLYGSYKDDVMLAGVIIYESQCVAHMQYAANSPAGRSLGAQDIIEDYLINERYRSKRYFDFGISTEKMGQVLNLGLIKRKENFGASAVIYDTYQITV, encoded by the coding sequence ATGACTAACCTTGACTTAGCAAACAATCAGGCGCCGCCCCTCAAGGTTTTGCCCTACGAACCCAAGTGCCGGGCGGCATGGGACGATTTTGTCGCTGCCTCCAAAAACGGCGTGTTCCTCTTCAACCGGGGCTACATGGATTATCATTCCTACCGCTTCACGGATCACTCATTGATGTTCTATCAGGAAGACGAGTTAGTTGCATTGTTGCCTGCGAACCTCGACGGGGAAGTGCTGCGCAGCCACGGCGGCTTAACCTTCGGTGGAGTCCTCTCTGTCAAATCCATGAAGACCCCGCTTATGCTCAAGGTTTTCCTCTGTTTGCTTTCGCATTGCCGTGAGGCAGACATAACTGGGGTAATCTACAAACCCGTACCCTACATCTACCACTCTGTCCCCGCCGACGAGGACCTCTATGCCCTCTTCAGCGTTAACGCGGTGCTCTCAGCCCGCAACGTTTCCTCAGCCATATATCTGCCGGCTCTAAAGGGGTTTGACGATAACCGCCAAGACAACATACGGAAAGCCAAAAGAGCCGAGATAGAGGTCCGCGAAACCAGCGACTACGATGCCTTCATGAAGATAGAAAGTGAATCTCTGATTGCCCGACATGGCGTGCTTCCAGTGCACAGCGCCGACGAGATGAAACTTCTAGCCCGCCGGTTTCCCGACTGCATCAAACTCTACGGTTCCTACAAGGATGATGTGATGCTTGCCGGCGTCATCATCTATGAGAGCCAATGCGTGGCGCATATGCAGTACGCCGCCAATTCCCCCGCGGGCCGAAGCCTCGGCGCACAGGACATCATCGAGGATTACCTGATTAACGAGCGGTACCGCAGTAAACGCTACTTTGACTTCGGAATCTCCACCGAGAAGATGGGGCAGGTGCTGAATTTGGGGTTGATTAAGCGCAAAGAAAACTTTGGTGCAAGCGCCGTTATATATGATACTTACCAAATAACTGTGTAG
- a CDS encoding DUF362 domain-containing protein, translating into MSLVSLVKIPKDIQAPLKEAISQSLNLIDYRFDKNIKRVVIKPNLCYYWDSSTGQTTTPKFVGDLIDLIRQQTSPDVDIAIVESDASAMRTKYAFRMLGYDKLAQEKGVRLLNLTDEPCGNTDVSCNGKVYNFMVPKVISEADLRINIAHIKYTVNPIKLTCALKNIFGCNPFPKKSKYHADLGNVIVALNKAMKFDLCLIDSNIAAGVQPRKLGLVMASQDPVAIDAAAAKIAWLDPSKIPYFALAEREGLGKRAYETRGERLEHFRALYPKVTFKMKVRANLKRTLIGVGLGKRLGLV; encoded by the coding sequence TTGAGCCTAGTAAGTCTAGTAAAAATCCCCAAAGATATCCAAGCGCCCCTAAAAGAGGCAATTTCTCAATCACTAAATCTGATAGATTACCGTTTTGACAAAAACATCAAACGGGTCGTAATCAAGCCCAACCTATGCTACTATTGGGATTCTTCCACGGGGCAAACGACCACGCCTAAATTCGTCGGGGACCTCATCGATTTGATTCGCCAGCAGACCTCCCCCGACGTGGACATCGCCATCGTTGAGTCCGATGCGTCGGCTATGCGTACCAAATATGCCTTCCGCATGTTAGGCTACGATAAACTCGCTCAGGAGAAGGGTGTGCGGCTGCTTAACCTCACTGACGAGCCATGCGGTAACACCGATGTTTCCTGTAACGGCAAAGTCTACAATTTTATGGTTCCTAAAGTCATCAGTGAAGCCGACTTGAGAATCAACATAGCCCACATAAAATACACCGTTAATCCCATCAAACTCACCTGTGCCCTCAAGAACATCTTCGGCTGTAACCCCTTCCCCAAAAAATCCAAGTACCATGCGGACCTAGGCAACGTCATCGTGGCTCTAAACAAAGCCATGAAATTCGACCTCTGCCTCATCGACAGCAACATAGCTGCTGGAGTGCAGCCCCGCAAACTCGGCTTAGTCATGGCAAGCCAAGATCCCGTGGCGATAGATGCCGCCGCCGCTAAAATCGCTTGGCTTGATCCCTCCAAGATTCCATATTTTGCTTTGGCTGAGCGGGAAGGATTGGGAAAAAGAGCATATGAGACGCGTGGGGAGCGTCTTGAGCATTTTAGGGCGCTTTATCCTAAGGTAACGTTTAAGATGAAGGTTAGGGCTAATTTGAAGCGGACTCTGATTGGGGTCGGTTTAGGTAAACGGCTGGGGCTGGTATAG
- a CDS encoding Gfo/Idh/MocA family oxidoreductase, which translates to MSVKKLGIIGIGGIGQLHLKHALALEHAQVVAVADTSKPALKRAKDMGVKVTYSDYMELLKNPQLDAVIIALPTHLHLKCARDAAEAKKHVFLEKPIAVTVEDAKEVISCTERNGVKLMLGYPMRFNQHFLKLKADMEEGLIGDVENAHATYICAGPFVTHADGHGPVPVPEWWFNPLSTGGGVMVDLGCHIINLMRMLFGEIVDIQGQFGYRYRMDFEDSAMCLARFESGTLAVINVGWYSQEYTLRLDLLGSVRNVSVAHMPPKSVPAMYQMLTRGISSFNMPHFDELQYFVNCLRSDTAPSPTGLDGLRDIEAIVKAYKNRINL; encoded by the coding sequence GTGTCGGTTAAAAAGTTAGGAATTATCGGTATAGGCGGAATCGGGCAGCTTCACCTCAAACATGCCCTTGCGCTTGAACATGCCCAAGTCGTCGCGGTTGCGGATACATCTAAGCCTGCGCTTAAACGCGCCAAGGATATGGGTGTGAAGGTTACCTACAGCGACTACATGGAACTGCTTAAAAACCCCCAGCTTGACGCAGTAATCATTGCCTTACCCACCCATCTGCACCTGAAATGCGCCCGAGATGCAGCTGAAGCCAAGAAGCATGTTTTCCTTGAGAAACCCATCGCTGTCACCGTTGAGGACGCCAAGGAGGTAATCTCCTGCACTGAACGCAACGGCGTCAAATTGATGCTTGGGTATCCGATGCGGTTTAACCAGCATTTCCTCAAGCTTAAAGCTGACATGGAGGAAGGCTTAATCGGTGACGTTGAAAACGCGCATGCTACCTACATTTGTGCGGGGCCCTTTGTAACGCATGCTGATGGACATGGGCCAGTTCCGGTTCCTGAATGGTGGTTCAATCCCTTGTCCACTGGCGGCGGAGTAATGGTGGATTTGGGCTGCCATATCATTAACCTCATGCGTATGCTTTTCGGGGAAATCGTCGATATCCAGGGGCAGTTCGGCTACCGCTACCGCATGGACTTTGAAGATTCTGCAATGTGCCTGGCGCGGTTCGAATCGGGGACGCTGGCAGTAATTAACGTCGGTTGGTACTCGCAGGAGTATACTCTTCGGCTCGACCTTTTAGGTAGTGTCCGCAACGTTTCAGTGGCGCATATGCCGCCTAAATCTGTCCCTGCCATGTACCAGATGCTTACGCGGGGCATATCGAGCTTTAACATGCCTCATTTCGATGAGTTGCAGTACTTTGTTAATTGTCTGCGAAGCGACACGGCGCCTTCTCCGACTGGTCTTGATGGCTTAAGAGATATAGAGGCAATAGTCAAAGCTTATAAGAACAGGATAAATCTATAA
- a CDS encoding DUF2341 domain-containing protein, giving the protein MRFKRKLVALIIAALVILVCFISVIYSQTQTVNSVVTPQNWMDGWNYRKIHQIQGSTGAGTDYQIQVTAHYTSGSDLGSDVYLNGKCQTNFGDVRFTGGDGLTPLSYWLESKTDGENAVFWVKVNANLDSNQTIYIYYGNQTVSSASSLEATFPFGDDFSGSSLDKSKWHSFGYGSITVADGKCTLESAATDRGWIYLLGNQQFDVNYSIRFNSMVIEQGDHRWTHHGFATIYNDSKVWGRIDEYPNYITASQEATYYAWALKTRSYQNTSRTDLSNMAPAVGQYFTFEIQRNASTNAILTCNGQLEGTVSTNVSAEPMGAMFSADNTGSYLYSVTAVDWVVIRKYVATEPQHAAWGTAETVLPNSFLNWGDVSLMATQLDF; this is encoded by the coding sequence ATGCGATTCAAACGAAAACTCGTCGCGCTAATCATAGCGGCCCTCGTTATCTTAGTGTGCTTCATATCAGTTATTTATTCTCAAACCCAAACCGTAAACTCCGTTGTTACCCCCCAAAACTGGATGGATGGCTGGAACTACCGTAAAATCCACCAGATTCAGGGTTCAACGGGCGCTGGAACAGACTACCAAATCCAAGTAACCGCTCACTACACAAGCGGTTCCGATTTAGGCTCAGATGTTTACTTAAACGGAAAATGCCAAACAAACTTCGGTGACGTCCGCTTCACAGGCGGCGACGGCTTAACCCCGCTTAGTTACTGGCTTGAAAGCAAAACCGACGGCGAGAACGCGGTTTTCTGGGTTAAGGTCAACGCTAACTTGGACAGTAACCAAACCATCTACATCTACTACGGCAACCAAACCGTCAGTAGCGCAAGCAGCTTAGAGGCGACTTTTCCCTTCGGCGACGACTTCTCCGGCAGCAGCCTTGACAAGTCGAAGTGGCACTCCTTCGGCTATGGATCAATCACCGTGGCCGATGGCAAATGCACGTTGGAGTCTGCCGCAACCGACCGCGGCTGGATCTATCTTCTGGGAAACCAGCAGTTCGACGTTAACTATTCAATCCGCTTCAACTCTATGGTGATTGAGCAGGGAGATCACCGCTGGACCCATCATGGCTTCGCCACCATCTACAATGACTCCAAAGTCTGGGGCCGAATCGACGAGTACCCCAACTACATCACCGCAAGCCAGGAAGCCACATACTATGCCTGGGCGCTTAAGACCCGTTCCTACCAGAACACTTCACGAACCGACCTCTCCAATATGGCTCCGGCTGTAGGGCAATACTTCACATTTGAAATCCAACGTAACGCAAGCACCAACGCGATTTTAACCTGCAATGGGCAATTGGAAGGCACCGTATCCACTAACGTCTCCGCTGAACCCATGGGTGCGATGTTCTCCGCAGACAACACCGGCTCATACCTCTATTCGGTTACGGCTGTGGACTGGGTTGTCATCCGAAAATACGTAGCCACTGAACCCCAGCATGCCGCTTGGGGGACAGCCGAAACGGTGCTGCCTAACAGCTTTCTAAACTGGGGCGACGTTTCCCTAATGGCTACCCAACTCGATTTTTAA
- a CDS encoding oligosaccharide flippase family protein: protein MDKALEMGKSSATGSFHLLLGVVGSTVIMALGTIILNMLLPASDVGLYGIALIPASMINFFRDWGVNSALTKEIARLRLQNKNAEIHDVIVSGVVFEIISGALLSLVCFAIASPLAVLVSPQDASPQIISDLTLYISVMSLSVFAGAIAAAAGGIFVGYERMKLNSLTQVLQAIVKTALGPLLVVLGFGVLGAITAAMVSILAGGIISISLVYYALYRPIRGSKVGKVDIKATLKPMLRFGLPLTISTIAVGVLPLIFSLFMTTFANQGDFNAGLDVGTTMGNYFAAANFAVLLTFVSFPVATALFPVFSRVDPQAEPALLRKVFASSVKYTALLLVPATLMLITLGTPLVNTLYPEGGLINSLFVAGASPKFPEAPVFLAFSAVVNLFILVGNISLSTFQAGIGKTWQIMKQSLVTLGIGLPLAYFLVAFFYSFGGSDPQASAFYAVIGGLLGSIIANVPAMVWGLVWSWKNYNVKADFGVSAKIFFSSLLASLAAYAVISFLVLPWWMILVAGFVVFLFVYLAAAPLLGAINRYDIDNFQSMFGGLGAVSKILYLPLLFMRKLCRSRPE, encoded by the coding sequence ATGGACAAAGCTCTCGAGATGGGTAAATCTTCAGCTACAGGTAGCTTTCATCTGCTCCTGGGCGTCGTGGGCTCCACCGTCATCATGGCTTTAGGCACCATCATCCTTAACATGCTGCTGCCTGCTTCAGACGTGGGGCTCTATGGCATAGCATTGATTCCTGCCTCCATGATCAACTTCTTTAGAGATTGGGGCGTAAACTCCGCTTTAACTAAAGAGATCGCTAGGCTAAGGCTACAGAATAAGAACGCTGAAATCCATGACGTCATCGTTTCCGGCGTTGTCTTCGAGATCATAAGCGGCGCGTTGCTGTCGCTGGTTTGCTTCGCGATTGCTTCACCCCTCGCGGTGCTTGTCAGCCCACAGGATGCTTCCCCACAAATTATCTCTGACTTAACACTCTACATTTCCGTTATGTCCCTCTCCGTGTTTGCTGGTGCAATAGCGGCTGCAGCTGGGGGAATCTTCGTCGGCTATGAACGCATGAAACTAAACAGCCTCACCCAAGTGCTTCAGGCAATCGTGAAAACCGCGCTTGGTCCATTGCTGGTGGTTTTAGGCTTCGGAGTTTTAGGCGCCATAACCGCTGCTATGGTTTCGATTCTTGCAGGCGGAATCATCAGCATCTCCCTTGTTTACTATGCGCTGTATAGGCCCATACGCGGCAGCAAAGTCGGCAAAGTAGACATAAAAGCCACCCTGAAGCCGATGCTGCGCTTCGGTCTGCCACTCACTATCTCCACAATTGCGGTGGGCGTTTTGCCGCTGATTTTTTCCCTATTCATGACAACCTTTGCAAATCAGGGCGATTTCAACGCGGGATTGGATGTTGGCACCACGATGGGGAATTATTTTGCAGCCGCTAACTTCGCGGTTCTTTTAACCTTCGTTTCTTTCCCCGTTGCCACCGCGTTATTTCCAGTTTTCTCCAGGGTAGACCCTCAAGCTGAGCCGGCTTTGCTTAGGAAAGTTTTTGCTTCCTCAGTTAAGTATACGGCGCTGCTTTTGGTTCCCGCGACTTTGATGCTTATCACGTTGGGAACGCCCCTTGTTAACACTCTTTATCCGGAAGGCGGCTTAATCAACTCGTTGTTTGTAGCCGGCGCCTCCCCTAAGTTCCCTGAGGCCCCTGTATTCTTGGCTTTTTCGGCGGTGGTTAACCTCTTTATTTTAGTCGGTAACATCAGCCTTTCCACTTTCCAGGCGGGCATAGGTAAAACCTGGCAGATAATGAAGCAGAGCCTTGTGACTTTAGGCATCGGGTTGCCCCTCGCCTACTTTTTAGTTGCCTTCTTCTACAGCTTCGGCGGCTCAGACCCTCAGGCATCCGCTTTTTATGCGGTAATCGGCGGCTTACTCGGCTCGATAATCGCAAATGTACCTGCCATGGTTTGGGGGCTGGTTTGGAGCTGGAAAAACTATAATGTAAAAGCCGACTTTGGGGTTTCCGCAAAAATATTTTTTTCCTCGCTGCTGGCTTCGCTGGCTGCTTATGCGGTGATTAGCTTTTTGGTTTTGCCCTGGTGGATGATATTGGTGGCTGGGTTTGTGGTGTTTTTATTTGTTTACCTTGCGGCGGCTCCGCTTTTGGGCGCCATTAACCGCTATGACATCGATAATTTCCAATCTATGTTCGGTGGTTTGGGTGCGGTGTCGAAGATTCTTTATTTGCCGCTGCTTTTTATGCGTAAACTCTGCCGCAGCCGACCTGAATAG